The following is a genomic window from Amphiura filiformis chromosome 4, Afil_fr2py, whole genome shotgun sequence.
TAAATACTAGCAACTATTGATGATCACAAACATTCgccattgtttaaaaaaaaataactgtTAGGGATGTTAAAGTAATATTGACAAtcataaatatattatttatacTTAAATCGGGACTtaaatttgttataaaaagtacaaatatGTGGCTAAACATAGTGCCTGTTATGGTACTTTGACAAGATGAAGGTCTGTTTTTGAACAGAACACAAACATTGCCATGATTTGTATTTTTGTTGGTTATTTGTACTTTAGTTTATATGACATGATATATTATTGATAGTATTGCCATAAATTTCACTTTACAATTGTGCATTGGTGTTGTTTTGTTGTCAGGAGTTTAACTTTAAAAtggtgttacactcctgacaaccAACTTAAATCATTTATagataaattatatatttaaaattgCACATTGGCTATTATAAgttctttttaattatttatgtactttaccatgtttacggacTGTTCAAGCACAATAAGCTTATCCACAGTTCATAATAATATTCTTTTGATTACTCATAGCTCTCTGTTAAGTTCAAAgttcactataggcctacatctcgCTTATCAGCGCTATCCTGATCTACCAATCGTATTTTCTATTTCCATGATCCAATGCATCTCAAACGGTCTTGTAGTACTTATGTACATGTCTGTTGTTTACAAAAGACCGTGTTTATTATTTTATAGGTAATGAACAGCTTGATCATTtttcacataggcctatttcattgTACCAGATAAGTTGTACCCATGATTTGTACTCTTACATAATTCGTAAACATTTATTGTGTGGTTTCAATCTACTTGGCGTATCCCTCATGTCAACAATATTTCATTGTCACGTGTCTGGTTAAGGGATCTGTAATGAGCGTTTTAGCgtctcgacagtatttttttgtgggacatgagagcacatcagacatatcgaattgcattctgaatacgaagaatgtctttctgatatcaaataattttcattttttgaaattcacgatataatacaaattttatgacaaattattaaaatttgatatttttcacattttgatatataacagtcctcgaagtaaattttataaatctaatgatatattcttaaagtgcatgtagctggaaggaaaagccgacgatcaattgaaaattttgacctttcatattgaaaatatggatttttatcttcaatacgaaaggtcaaaatttccaattgatcgtcggcttttcatcccacctacatacataagtataaatcatcagatttataaagtttacttcgagtactgttaaatatcaaaaatatcaatttttaatgatttgccataaaatgtctattacattgcgaatttcaaaaaggcaaaatcatttgatatcagaaggacattcttcgtattcagaatgtaattcgatatgtctgatgtgctctaatgtcccacaataaatactgtccaaacgttcataccccatcccttaaatatcAGTTTATGAtggaaaaatcatgttttttacgcctttttggccaaaaaaaaggtccaaatttctcaaaatttccCCCCACccctggaaaaaaggtccactttttcaaaatcagcacaccaaacaaaatcctgcgtacgggcctatCATGAACCCACGAATTACCCCAATGTGCTAATTGCCCATTTCAAGTGTTTTACAGCCACTTCATTGTTCGAGCTTATAGTACAGGAAGCGTACTCAATCAAGTGATCATCCGCCCAATTGAGTGATTTCTGTGCTAACTTCAGTTAAAGCGCCCAAATATTAGGATTTTGGGTGTATGTTTTTATTTGCTTTTGTTGTCATCCAGATAATGTTATCTAATCATAAACCATAATCTTTGTAGGACCAACACAACTTAATGTTAAATCGTACAGTAAACAATTGCATTGGAAGCCCGAGGTGGCTACTAACATATCATATAGTGTCACCGAGTAGGAGAACTACAATCGTAGTGCCAGCTCTATTTCCGTTAGAAGTTTTGCATAACTTtatcagaatggtcgactgcattGTGGACCTACAATTggtactatataggcctacatagaggCCTGCGTTTGATTTGAAATTACCATTTTCCAGGTGAGTCAATTTTATATGCACGGTGTAGGCCTGTGCgtaaagccataatatgaatAATATGAAATTAGATTATTCTTTTAACCTGACTTTTGGCataattgtaatattttcatttcatttcatttcatgtttATTTGACAAATCGACTGACATCACAAAATACAACAGACAAGATAAACCAAGCAAGGAAACAACATAATCAGACAGCTATAAATGTCGAGATGTCAGGATGACCCATAAAGTCTGGTTAACAGTGCAAACTTAATTCCAATGGGATTACACATGTCCGAACTTACACCTAAAagaaatcggccaaatttgttgtgtttgtaggtcaacagagcaattttgacataaagtcataaattatgactttatgtccgccataGAACTCcgttcccggcagttattactaatattatgtcAGCATTTTGGGTGATgaatatcaaaatttcaatttgacggaaatcgtacattaaggtttTAAGTTATGTTGCTGATGATGAAGATCTACATGACAGTGTGTCgggtggggtgtgtgcgtgttTGCAAAGTTTTAGAGAGTGTCAGGGCAGGggcaaccttaaccctaacttaAATAAATTCTGACAAAATCAAAGCAAAACTACTGCGCCGCATGCATACATCCTTCCGCACACAAACAGATCCaaaaagacatgattaacatgattaataaatcTGAAGATTATTAAAGAATCCGGTAATGTAAAAATGGAGTGCCTGAATGgagttttattttaatatttatttatttatttatttatttatttatttatttatttatttatttatttatttatttatttatttatttatttatttatttatttatttatttatttatttatttatttatttatttatttatttatttatttttcagacAACATGATGAGATCTAAGCGACAATGGGATTTACTACTAGACCCGGTATGCAAGTATTGTAAAAGAAGATTTATTGAAAACATTCCACGTTATATATCACATCTTCGCAGCCATGAGCTGAGTATTAAGCCTTATTGGTACAGTAATCCAACTTTAAAACCAAAGGCTGGCTGTGTGCAGATACAAACCAAAAGATATCAAAAACGAAGATGCAAGGATCGCAAAATATCGAAAGGGGTTCCAGGTCATTTGAATGCAAAGAAGGATAAGCAAGGTGAAATAAAGAAACGTCATCAATGTACCTATTGTAATAAATCATTCCACCATTTGGCACACATGAatcaacatgaaaggattcatacacgagagaaacctcatcaatgtagatactgcaacaaatcattcagcatATCGGGAAACAAGAATaggcatgaaaagattcatacaggagggaaacctcatcaatgtagatattgtaacaaatcattcggTCAATCGGGacacaagaaagaacatgaaaagattcatataggagagaaacctcataaatgcagcTATTGTGGCAAATCATTCACGACATCGGGAAACAAGAATAGGCATGAAAATAGTCATGtaggagagaaaccttatcaatgtagctattgtggCAAATCATTCACGACATTGGGATACAAGAATACACATGAAAAGATGCATACAGGAGATCGAGAGAAACCGCATACATGTAAATACTGCAATAAATCATTCAGTCTGTTGCAAAATAAGAAACaccatgaaaagattcatacaggagaaaaacctcatcaatgtgtatattgtaacaaatcattcataaCATTGGGAAACAAGAAACGACATGAAGCGATTCATacgggagagaaacctcatcaatgtaactACTGCAATAAATCATTCAGTCGGTTGCAAACtaagaaacaacatgaagcgATTCATACGGGAgaaaaacctcatcaatgtaaatACTGCAATAAATCATTCAGTCGGTTGCAAactaagaaacaacatgaaattaaTCATACAGGGGAAAAACCTCaccaatgtagctattgtaacaaatcattcatccAATCAGGAAACAAGAAAGAACATGAActgattcatcatgttcatgcaggtaagaaacctcataaatgtagctattgtggTAAATCATTCACGACATTGGGATACATGATTACGCATGAAAAGAGTCATataggagagaaacctcatatgTAAATACTGCAATAAATCATTCAGTCTGCTGCAAACTAAGAAAcggcatgaaaagattcatacaggagaaaaacttcatcaatgtatatattgTAATAAATCATTCAGTGAATTGGGAAGCAAGAAACGACATGAAACGATTCATacgggagagaaacctcataaatgtagctattgtgaAAAATCATTCACTAGCTTCTCTTTCAAGGAgctacatgaaaggattcatacaggagaaaaacctaataaatgtagctactgtacaAAATCATTCAGTCAATTGGGACAGAAGAAAGAACACGAAAAAATCCACACTGGAGAGAAACTTCATCAgtgtaaattttgtaacaaatcattcatcaGTTTGAGACACAAGAAGAAACATGAAATGTCTAAAAACACAGAACACTCGTGGATGCAGCTATTTAACAAATCATTATGTGATTCAACTTAGGgttgtttttcattttaaacatgttatctTTGTAATAATCTTTGTAAATGTTTCGCTAAATTGAATCAGGTTATCAATCAGGTTTTTGATGATTCTGTTGTTTGCTTATTAATTAA
Proteins encoded in this region:
- the LOC140151008 gene encoding uncharacterized protein, whose amino-acid sequence is MMRSKRQWDLLLDPVCKYCKRRFIENIPRYISHLRSHELSIKPYWYSNPTLKPKAGCVQIQTKRYQKRRCKDRKISKGVPGHLNAKKDKQGEIKKRHQCTYCNKSFHHLAHMNQHERIHTREKPHQCRYCNKSFSISGNKNRHEKIHTGGKPHQCRYCNKSFGQSGHKKEHEKIHIGEKPHKCSYCGKSFTTSGNKNRHENSHVGEKPYQCSYCGKSFTTLGYKNTHEKMHTGDREKPHTCKYCNKSFSLLQNKKHHEKIHTGEKPHQCVYCNKSFITLGNKKRHEAIHTGEKPHQCNYCNKSFSRLQTKKQHEAIHTGEKPHQCKYCNKSFSRLQTKKQHEINHTGEKPHQCSYCNKSFIQSGNKKEHELIHHVHAGKKPHKCSYCGKSFTTLGYMITHEKSHIGEKPHM